One window from the genome of Saccharicrinis carchari encodes:
- the mbhE gene encoding hydrogen gas-evolving membrane-bound hydrogenase subunit E: MQYILLIYLLFALGIFVIPSRLKKHLGVILALIQAVFFVFFFSKISEATSIGGILIVIHWIPQLGLNLAFWLNGLSLVFALLITGIGTLVFLYASAYMKSYEGTDKFYFYLFLFAGAMLGLVLSANLIQLFVFWELTSFLSFLLISFFHKKELARKAAFQSLFITAIGGLLLLSGFLLLGSIVDSYSVADWLKSAQAIKSSKLYLPGLLLILAGAFTKSAQFPFHFWLPGAMQAPTPVSAYLHSATMVKAGVFLLALLNPVLGGTNEWIYIITLVGVITFFLGAYFSVTQTDLKAILAYTTISALGILVLLLGIDTTLSIKAAMLFLFVHAFYKAALFMVAGLIDKKTGTRELTKLGGLYKHMPITFIISILALLSMAGLPPMLGFMGKELIYEAKVQSPGIASLVLILGVAGNILMVTISMYFLFKVFLGKQKNYPKLPNEKGYLYLLGPGVLTLLSLLLGLSPNLLGNYLVEPALSSIRKQWIDVELKLWHGFNDVLLLSLFTVIMGMIIFIIALNKKHFLAKWRSVNKRIFIIKFTDIFSQLLDDFLNFSANKTKRLQHGYHRFYLLTVIVFTSLFLWFQIYITRNWVFDSQFSLTPLYISGLVVIIACSTLYAVLARSRIATIIAMGVTGYGISLIYLYYSAVDLAITQILVETLIVVMFVLVLQRLPRFATLSSKLTRLRDLIIALVFGSAMAVLALKALHVEFNHPISDMMLENSLIKAYGKNVVNVILVDFRALDTLGEATVLVIAAMGVFVLLKTKKA; the protein is encoded by the coding sequence ATGCAATACATACTATTAATATACCTGTTATTCGCTTTGGGAATATTTGTTATACCCAGCCGTTTAAAAAAGCATTTGGGTGTTATTTTAGCCTTAATTCAAGCGGTATTTTTTGTTTTCTTCTTTTCTAAAATATCTGAAGCAACAAGCATAGGCGGCATATTGATTGTTATTCATTGGATACCTCAGTTAGGACTCAATCTTGCGTTTTGGTTGAATGGTTTAAGTTTAGTTTTTGCCCTGCTCATAACGGGCATTGGCACCTTGGTGTTTCTGTATGCATCGGCCTATATGAAAAGTTACGAGGGTACAGATAAGTTTTATTTTTACCTTTTTCTTTTTGCGGGTGCCATGTTAGGTTTGGTACTGTCGGCTAATCTAATCCAGCTTTTTGTTTTTTGGGAACTCACCAGCTTTCTTTCATTCCTTCTCATTAGCTTCTTTCATAAAAAAGAATTGGCACGCAAGGCTGCTTTCCAGTCACTTTTTATCACCGCAATTGGTGGTTTGTTGCTGTTGTCGGGTTTTCTGTTGTTGGGTAGTATTGTGGACAGTTATTCGGTTGCCGATTGGTTAAAGAGCGCCCAAGCTATAAAAAGTAGTAAGTTGTACCTGCCGGGATTGCTTCTGATATTGGCAGGTGCATTTACAAAATCGGCTCAATTTCCTTTTCACTTCTGGTTACCCGGAGCCATGCAGGCACCAACGCCTGTGAGCGCCTATTTGCACTCGGCAACCATGGTAAAAGCCGGTGTTTTTTTATTGGCATTGCTTAATCCCGTGCTTGGCGGAACAAACGAATGGATATATATTATCACCCTGGTAGGTGTTATCACCTTTTTTTTAGGAGCCTATTTTTCCGTTACACAAACCGATTTAAAAGCCATACTGGCCTACACCACCATCAGTGCCCTGGGCATTTTGGTACTTCTTTTAGGTATCGATACCACACTATCGATAAAAGCGGCTATGCTGTTTTTATTTGTACATGCCTTTTATAAGGCGGCATTATTTATGGTTGCCGGTTTAATCGACAAAAAAACCGGCACAAGGGAACTAACTAAACTGGGCGGACTGTATAAGCACATGCCCATTACCTTTATAATCAGCATTCTGGCTTTGCTATCTATGGCAGGCCTGCCACCCATGTTGGGTTTTATGGGTAAAGAACTCATTTACGAAGCCAAGGTACAATCGCCCGGTATTGCCTCGTTGGTGCTCATATTGGGCGTGGCCGGCAATATACTTATGGTTACTATTTCCATGTACTTTTTATTTAAAGTATTTTTAGGTAAACAAAAAAACTATCCCAAGCTGCCAAACGAAAAAGGATATCTGTATTTATTGGGGCCGGGCGTGCTTACCCTGCTTAGTCTGCTCTTGGGACTCTCGCCTAACCTACTGGGTAATTACCTTGTAGAGCCCGCACTGAGCAGCATCCGAAAACAATGGATTGATGTGGAACTTAAATTATGGCATGGATTTAATGATGTTTTATTGCTGAGCCTATTTACGGTAATAATGGGCATGATTATTTTTATTATTGCCCTCAATAAAAAGCATTTTCTTGCAAAGTGGCGGTCTGTTAACAAGCGTATTTTTATTATTAAGTTTACCGATATATTTAGTCAATTATTAGATGATTTTTTAAATTTTTCTGCCAATAAAACCAAACGATTACAGCACGGTTATCATCGCTTTTATCTTCTCACCGTAATTGTATTTACTTCTCTGTTTCTTTGGTTTCAGATTTACATTACCCGCAACTGGGTATTTGACAGCCAATTTAGTTTAACCCCATTATATATTTCAGGTTTGGTTGTTATCATTGCCTGCTCTACCTTATATGCCGTGCTCGCCCGATCGCGCATTGCCACAATCATTGCCATGGGAGTTACCGGATATGGTATTTCTTTAATATACCTTTACTACAGCGCTGTTGATTTAGCCATAACGCAAATATTAGTCGAAACACTTATTGTAGTCATGTTTGTTTTGGTGTTGCAACGTTTGCCGCGTTTTGCCACACTATCCTCTAAACTAACCCGATTACGTGATTTGATAATCGCTCTTGTCTTTGGCAGTGCAATGGCTGTACTGGCACTCAAAGCCTTGCATGTGGAGTTCAATCATCCCATATCTGATATGATGTTGGAAAATAGCTTAATTAAGGCCTATGGTAAAAATGTGGTTAATGTAATATTGGTAGATTTTAGGGCACTGGATACCTTGGGTGAGGCTACAGTGCTGGTTATTGCCGCTATGGGTGTTTTTGTTTTACTTAAAACCAAAAAAGCATGA
- a CDS encoding MnhB domain-containing protein has protein sequence MNSVILQLASPYVRSLLIFFSLIALWRGHNSPGGGFIGGLLAALAIVFYSFAFDRRQIQKKLKIKPEGYVTIGLALILTSILPSLFTSQALMKGIWINIPMGLLGELKLGSPLLFDVGVFMAVIGVTLMLFFILTNRK, from the coding sequence ATGAATTCAGTGATACTTCAATTGGCAAGTCCCTACGTAAGGAGCTTATTGATATTTTTTTCCCTTATAGCCCTGTGGCGTGGACACAATAGTCCGGGTGGTGGCTTTATTGGTGGACTTCTGGCGGCACTTGCTATCGTGTTTTATAGTTTCGCCTTTGACCGGCGCCAAATTCAAAAAAAATTAAAAATTAAACCCGAGGGATATGTTACTATCGGCTTAGCTTTAATACTAACCAGTATTTTGCCCAGTCTTTTTACCTCTCAAGCGCTCATGAAAGGCATATGGATAAATATTCCGATGGGCTTATTGGGGGAGCTTAAACTAGGATCACCCCTACTTTTCGACGTAGGGGTATTTATGGCCGTGATAGGGGTTACCTTAATGCTTTTTTTCATCTTAACAAATCGTAAGTAA
- a CDS encoding NADH-quinone oxidoreductase subunit K: protein MEILLAVLVGILYTAGVYMVLRRSILKFIIGIMFISNATNLIVFLASGIVAGKPAFVDDTVINAGEIADPLPQALVLTAVVIGFGIVVFALALKLKFFELTGTDDLDQLKKTDN from the coding sequence ATGGAAATATTATTAGCCGTATTGGTTGGAATACTATATACTGCCGGGGTGTACATGGTTTTGCGTCGCAGTATTTTAAAATTTATTATCGGTATTATGTTTATAAGTAATGCGACCAACTTAATTGTATTTTTGGCTTCAGGCATTGTTGCGGGTAAACCTGCTTTTGTTGATGATACGGTAATAAATGCAGGCGAGATAGCCGATCCACTTCCACAGGCCTTAGTGCTAACAGCCGTTGTAATAGGCTTTGGCATAGTAGTTTTTGCCCTGGCACTGAAGCTCAAATTTTTTGAACTTACCGGTACCGATGATTTAGATCAATTAAAAAAAACTGATAATTAG
- a CDS encoding proton-conducting transporter transmembrane domain-containing protein: protein MAQIIGVIGSAALLAIAVYLFIQVKNHGILTLNMGGWETPMGITLVLDYLSAILLIVASLIVFALSIFAIGFMIGTHKKNKFYIFFFALTMGVNGAFITGDVFNLYVWFEVILISSFVLVTIGNSKEQLEGGIKYMALNLLGSMLFLAGLGLLYGQTGTLNMAHLAQILREDEQSILINSSTALFFIAFGIKAAVFPLFFWLPASYHTPNITVSALFAGLLTKVGVYVLIRFFTLFFVQDQDFWLTLLLVVAGLTMVIGGMAASAHYDIRRILSYHIISQIGYMIMGLVIFTPLAIAGALFFMIHNMIAKTNTFLIAGMINKLKGTFYLKDTGGLIKQSPLLAVLFILPAFALMGVPPLSGFFAKFILFKAGIQSHHYLIVAVAVLTAMLTLYSMVKIWSEAFLKDVPTTVSSNKIVPSQTIAQLRFLHFLPSVLLGLSSIFLGLFAESVYHFSAEAAKQLIDPQAYINSVLNNNMP, encoded by the coding sequence ATGGCACAGATCATCGGCGTTATTGGCAGTGCTGCCTTGCTGGCTATTGCGGTGTATCTGTTTATACAGGTTAAAAATCATGGCATTTTAACATTGAATATGGGTGGCTGGGAGACTCCCATGGGCATAACCTTAGTGCTGGATTACCTGAGTGCTATCCTGCTTATTGTTGCATCTTTAATTGTTTTTGCCCTATCCATCTTTGCCATTGGCTTTATGATTGGTACGCATAAAAAAAATAAGTTTTATATATTTTTCTTTGCCCTTACCATGGGAGTTAATGGTGCTTTTATAACCGGCGATGTATTTAACCTTTATGTATGGTTCGAGGTAATTCTTATATCGTCTTTTGTGCTTGTCACCATCGGAAATTCAAAAGAGCAGTTGGAAGGGGGCATTAAATACATGGCCTTAAACCTGCTGGGATCCATGCTGTTTTTAGCCGGATTGGGTTTATTATACGGCCAAACCGGAACTTTGAACATGGCTCATTTGGCTCAGATACTGCGAGAGGATGAACAGTCGATACTAATTAACTCCTCCACGGCTTTGTTTTTTATCGCCTTTGGAATAAAAGCGGCAGTATTTCCCTTATTTTTTTGGTTACCCGCCTCGTACCATACTCCCAATATAACTGTCAGTGCTCTTTTTGCCGGCTTGCTAACCAAGGTGGGTGTATATGTCCTCATCCGTTTTTTCACCCTCTTTTTTGTTCAGGATCAGGATTTTTGGCTTACTCTTTTGTTAGTGGTGGCAGGCCTTACCATGGTAATTGGAGGCATGGCCGCCTCGGCACATTACGATATCAGGCGTATCCTTTCCTATCATATTATAAGCCAAATAGGATATATGATTATGGGTCTGGTTATTTTTACGCCCTTAGCCATTGCAGGAGCCCTATTTTTTATGATTCACAATATGATCGCTAAAACCAACACATTTTTAATAGCCGGTATGATCAATAAATTAAAGGGTACTTTTTATCTCAAAGATACAGGCGGCTTGATAAAGCAGAGTCCACTACTGGCAGTGCTGTTTATTCTCCCCGCATTCGCTTTAATGGGTGTACCTCCCCTATCCGGATTTTTCGCAAAATTTATTCTGTTTAAAGCCGGTATACAAAGTCATCATTATCTTATTGTGGCAGTGGCTGTGCTCACCGCCATGCTCACCTTGTACTCGATGGTTAAAATATGGAGTGAAGCTTTTTTAAAGGATGTACCCACAACGGTATCAAGCAATAAAATTGTGCCATCACAAACCATTGCCCAATTGAGGTTTTTACATTTTTTACCGTCTGTTCTCTTAGGTTTGAGCAGCATATTTTTAGGCTTATTTGCCGAATCGGTATATCACTTCTCTGCCGAAGCAGCTAAGCAGCTTATCGATCCGCAGGCCTACATCAATAGCGTATTAAACAATAACATGCCATGA
- a CDS encoding Na+/H+ antiporter subunit E, which translates to MKLLLKLYYTISFILFYLIKLVEANLYIAYDILTPKLKVNPCFIKVPLTLKSDFGMLLFSNLLSMTPGSLSIDITHDKKNMWVHVLYQTSESDMLREFKSIQDKIKRISE; encoded by the coding sequence ATGAAGTTGCTTTTAAAATTATATTATACGATTTCCTTTATCTTGTTTTACTTGATAAAACTGGTAGAAGCCAACTTGTATATTGCTTATGATATTTTAACGCCAAAGTTAAAAGTCAATCCGTGCTTTATCAAAGTTCCATTAACTTTAAAGTCAGATTTTGGCATGTTACTTTTTAGCAATCTACTTTCTATGACACCCGGCTCCTTATCTATTGATATTACGCACGACAAAAAAAACATGTGGGTACATGTGCTTTACCAAACCTCCGAAAGCGATATGCTAAGAGAGTTTAAGAGCATACAAGATAAAATTAAAAGAATAAGTGAATAA
- a CDS encoding monovalent cation/H+ antiporter complex subunit F, with protein MLLIAFALAFARIVKGPTVRDRIVAMDLVASITMGFILVYSVVINKAMYFDIVIVISLISFIGTVAISTFLKQN; from the coding sequence ATGCTATTAATAGCTTTTGCTCTTGCCTTTGCGCGTATTGTAAAGGGGCCAACGGTGAGAGATCGGATCGTGGCTATGGATTTAGTGGCATCCATCACTATGGGGTTTATTTTAGTATATAGCGTGGTAATTAACAAGGCCATGTATTTTGATATCGTCATTGTTATTTCACTCATCTCGTTTATAGGCACCGTTGCCATCTCCACTTTTTTAAAACAGAACTAA
- the mnhG gene encoding monovalent cation/H(+) antiporter subunit G produces the protein MVDIILVTLIFLGSAFILLAAIGLIRFNDLYSRLHATTKATSFGLLLLIIGVGLFFNTGTVWLKALMVIVFIYLTAPLAAHSIAKSDKTKDL, from the coding sequence ATGGTAGATATTATATTGGTTACACTCATTTTTTTAGGTTCTGCATTTATTTTATTGGCTGCCATCGGCCTAATCCGCTTCAATGATTTGTACAGCCGACTGCACGCCACAACAAAAGCTACTTCCTTTGGCCTTTTACTGCTTATAATAGGGGTAGGCTTATTTTTTAATACTGGTACAGTATGGCTAAAAGCACTTATGGTAATCGTTTTTATATATCTTACGGCCCCTTTGGCTGCCCATTCCATTGCCAAGTCGGATAAAACAAAAGACCTGTAA
- a CDS encoding pirin family protein, translating into MHGLQIWVALPKQHEEMDPEFFHVEKEQIPKWTEGDLQFKLVAGEAFAKKSPVPVCSKLYMIEIKSTTKQVVNIGDQLYGESGLYILEGAIESEENIYGPKKLLIARDSKLCEFTMHKNSTIYIFGGYPFPEKRFIDWNFVSTSKERIEEAKQKWETQSFPKIKGDETDFIPYPSRSNK; encoded by the coding sequence ATGCACGGATTGCAAATATGGGTGGCACTGCCAAAGCAACATGAGGAAATGGATCCGGAGTTTTTTCATGTTGAGAAAGAACAGATTCCAAAGTGGACTGAGGGAGATCTGCAATTTAAGCTGGTGGCAGGTGAAGCCTTTGCCAAAAAATCACCCGTTCCGGTGTGTAGCAAGCTGTATATGATTGAAATAAAGAGTACTACAAAGCAAGTGGTCAATATTGGAGATCAGCTATATGGCGAATCGGGTTTATATATTCTGGAAGGAGCCATTGAAAGCGAGGAAAATATTTATGGGCCTAAAAAACTATTAATCGCCAGGGACAGCAAGCTTTGTGAATTTACCATGCATAAAAATAGCACCATTTATATTTTTGGTGGCTACCCGTTTCCCGAAAAGCGTTTTATTGATTGGAACTTCGTTTCAACAAGCAAAGAGCGTATTGAAGAAGCCAAACAGAAATGGGAAACACAATCCTTTCCGAAAATTAAAGGAGACGAAACAGATTTTATTCCTTATCCATCGCGTAGTAATAAGTAA
- a CDS encoding ClpXP adapter SpxH family protein, which yields MNHETKKSHPLICDIETGMCQTPEENSHTATQSNIKSSAKSLKLIYFTDPICSSCWGIEPQLRKLKLEYGDAIEIEYRMGGLLPDWNYNSGGISKPADVAHHWDEVSIHYDMPIDGDLWLEDPLDSSYPPSIAFKAAQLQDKEKAYWFMREIREMVFLKKKNIAKWKHLATAAKNVGLDVEQLKMDYEGNAKKLFEEDLHTAQSFGVRGFPTVFIQDDAGNQEMVYGARPYALYEAAILTLHPDIEKSEYNKNWQTLFLKYPSLTAKEFSVLSGVPRVESEKVLDGLSNEGTLEKLSTKNGAVWINKKQ from the coding sequence ATGAATCATGAAACTAAAAAAAGCCATCCCCTTATATGTGATATAGAAACCGGAATGTGCCAAACACCCGAAGAAAATAGCCATACAGCAACACAAAGCAATATTAAAAGCAGTGCGAAATCCTTAAAACTGATTTACTTTACCGATCCTATTTGTTCTTCCTGTTGGGGCATAGAGCCACAGCTAAGGAAACTCAAATTGGAATATGGCGATGCCATTGAAATTGAATACCGGATGGGCGGCTTATTACCCGATTGGAATTACAATAGTGGCGGTATCAGCAAACCGGCAGATGTGGCACATCACTGGGACGAAGTGAGTATCCATTATGATATGCCGATTGATGGCGATTTATGGTTAGAAGATCCTTTAGATTCGTCGTACCCACCATCTATTGCATTTAAGGCAGCACAATTGCAGGATAAGGAGAAGGCCTATTGGTTTATGAGAGAAATACGTGAAATGGTGTTTTTGAAGAAGAAAAATATTGCCAAATGGAAGCACTTAGCTACTGCTGCAAAAAACGTAGGACTGGATGTTGAGCAGTTAAAAATGGATTATGAAGGAAATGCAAAAAAACTGTTCGAAGAAGATTTGCATACCGCTCAATCATTCGGTGTGCGGGGATTTCCAACCGTATTTATACAGGATGATGCAGGCAATCAGGAAATGGTGTATGGTGCACGACCTTATGCTCTGTACGAAGCGGCCATTTTAACACTTCATCCTGATATAGAAAAAAGTGAATACAACAAAAATTGGCAAACCCTCTTCTTAAAATATCCCTCGCTTACAGCAAAGGAGTTTTCGGTACTATCCGGTGTACCCAGAGTGGAAAGTGAAAAAGTATTAGATGGACTTTCCAACGAAGGAACATTGGAAAAATTATCAACAAAAAACGGGGCTGTATGGATCAATAAAAAACAATAG
- a CDS encoding FUSC family protein: protein MSTATTFIYEHIKELQQFLKSVNFSRAMRVGMAVTLPVVAGIQLGCLEIGLALSFGAFWSSPSDVTGSSQHTKIGILISATLIMLVSFIKGYLHFDLWLLLPLLGLLTFAIAFLSVYGFRASLVSFSGLIALVLSFSHDSEVLEVYQYAALLGAGGLWYLLLSMIWYRLNPKAETEEFLSETYMLTAEFLETRGKLINPHADHKKLQAQLQRLQSQLTENHKTLREILILSRRTSGLSNYQDKRLLIFVQLVGMLETAIANPGSYDRMDALYKDHPQFIKLFQHLIFEISYQLRMISLAGTDKKKLPKNDKLRQCFKDIKLEIDVLRETLNYAEYLMLQNLLEYQEKQFEKIKRIKWLLGEPNSTEIDAIDRKVAKRFVALQEYNPILLLRNFSFSSTIFRHSVRLALTFMIGYAIGSLQPFQNPQWILLSVIVIMRPSYGLTKRRAKDRIIGTFIGGAIATAMVFLIRDSYAYGVMGVASLVIALSMLQKNFRASATFITLGVVFIYAILQPDIFTVIKFRIVDTLVGAGLSYAAMRWLLPTWEFVEIKESIEKSVKANKDFLHQITQYYLYKGTIPTSYRIARKKAFLGTSALSSAFQRMTQEPMSKQRGTDEIYELVVLNHTFLASLASLSTYIQHHKTLEASEQFKIVSDKIDENLQKVLQCLSNNKCGGKWVHAETDPNLKPLLPKLNLLEVKNLPSKDKEAIRNLQETHLVWEQLQWLFSISATMLKMAASVKLDG from the coding sequence TTGAGCACTGCAACAACTTTTATTTACGAGCATATTAAGGAGCTACAACAGTTCTTGAAAAGCGTTAATTTTTCAAGAGCCATGCGGGTTGGAATGGCGGTTACCCTGCCTGTGGTAGCGGGCATACAACTGGGGTGCCTGGAAATAGGGCTGGCACTCAGCTTTGGTGCCTTTTGGAGTTCGCCCAGCGATGTCACCGGTAGTTCACAACATACAAAAATAGGCATACTTATTTCTGCAACATTGATAATGCTCGTCAGTTTTATTAAAGGCTATCTGCATTTCGACCTTTGGTTATTGCTTCCTTTATTGGGATTACTCACTTTTGCCATTGCTTTCCTTTCGGTCTATGGTTTTCGCGCCTCGCTTGTTAGTTTTTCGGGGCTTATCGCTTTGGTATTAAGCTTTTCCCACGATTCCGAAGTGCTTGAAGTGTACCAATATGCTGCCTTGTTAGGTGCTGGCGGACTTTGGTATTTACTCTTGTCAATGATTTGGTATCGTTTAAATCCAAAGGCAGAGACCGAAGAGTTTTTGTCGGAAACTTATATGCTTACAGCTGAATTTTTAGAGACACGCGGAAAGTTAATTAACCCACATGCAGACCATAAAAAATTACAGGCTCAATTACAACGTTTGCAGAGCCAGCTTACCGAGAACCATAAGACTTTAAGAGAAATTTTGATCCTTTCCAGACGAACTTCCGGTTTATCAAATTATCAGGATAAGCGCTTACTGATATTCGTGCAATTGGTGGGAATGCTGGAAACGGCAATTGCCAATCCGGGAAGCTATGACAGAATGGACGCATTGTATAAAGACCATCCTCAATTTATTAAGTTATTTCAGCATCTTATTTTTGAAATATCTTATCAGTTACGAATGATTTCTCTGGCAGGAACCGACAAAAAAAAACTGCCAAAAAACGATAAATTAAGGCAGTGTTTTAAAGATATTAAGCTTGAGATAGATGTGTTGCGTGAAACACTAAATTATGCAGAATATCTTATGCTTCAGAATTTACTGGAATATCAGGAGAAGCAATTCGAAAAAATAAAAAGAATAAAATGGCTGTTAGGCGAGCCCAATAGTACCGAAATAGATGCTATTGACAGGAAAGTAGCTAAACGGTTTGTAGCACTTCAGGAATATAATCCCATTCTATTGCTGCGTAACTTTAGTTTTAGTTCCACTATCTTCAGGCATTCGGTTCGCTTAGCACTTACTTTTATGATTGGATATGCCATTGGTTCGCTGCAGCCCTTTCAGAACCCGCAGTGGATATTATTAAGTGTTATTGTAATTATGCGGCCCAGCTACGGACTTACAAAGCGCCGGGCTAAGGACCGTATTATTGGCACATTTATTGGCGGAGCCATTGCCACAGCTATGGTTTTCTTGATACGGGATTCCTATGCATACGGGGTTATGGGTGTGGCATCCCTGGTTATTGCACTTTCCATGCTGCAAAAGAACTTTAGGGCTTCGGCTACTTTTATTACCTTAGGTGTAGTTTTTATCTATGCTATTCTCCAGCCCGATATTTTTACAGTAATAAAATTTCGCATAGTAGATACGCTTGTGGGAGCCGGACTGTCTTATGCGGCTATGCGATGGCTTTTGCCTACCTGGGAGTTTGTTGAAATCAAGGAAAGTATTGAAAAGAGTGTGAAAGCCAATAAAGATTTTCTCCATCAAATAACGCAATACTACCTGTATAAGGGAACTATACCCACCTCCTACCGTATTGCGCGTAAGAAAGCATTCCTGGGAACTTCCGCTTTAAGTTCGGCCTTTCAGCGTATGACACAGGAGCCCATGTCGAAACAAAGGGGTACGGATGAAATTTACGAGCTGGTTGTATTAAACCACACGTTTTTAGCTTCATTGGCTTCGCTAAGCACCTATATACAGCACCATAAAACATTAGAGGCATCCGAACAGTTTAAGATCGTCAGCGATAAAATAGACGAAAACCTGCAGAAAGTACTCCAATGCTTAAGCAACAATAAGTGCGGTGGAAAGTGGGTGCATGCTGAAACTGACCCTAACCTTAAGCCCCTGTTGCCTAAGCTTAATTTATTAGAAGTTAAAAATCTGCCTTCCAAAGACAAAGAAGCCATACGTAATTTACAAGAGACCCATTTGGTTTGGGAACAACTACAATGGCTGTTTTCAATAAGTGCTACCATGCTTAAAATGGCTGCATCAGTTAAGCTGGATGGATAA
- a CDS encoding baeRF7 domain-containing protein: MKLISKKEINELHDVQQENCISIFIPTHRAGKKVLQQEDALALKNQLKEVKIKLEKKGIHADDIDNITAPVQQLIDDTSFWREQSDGLAIFIADGFLKIYSLPIYFKEFNYISNSFYLKPLMPMFVGDGSFYLLMLERSNVKLYECTQHSLTEIRIEDLIPETKQDRVGYDYEQKNLQFRTGQGGSGQAMYHGQEAATGKRENEIKKYMRAINDGLAPLFREENKPMVIAAQRPLFDTYREVNTYPNVMEENLNVDFSDTDIFEAHELAWEMVAPVFDQKRKDKIALFFEVQGTGKTAIGIDKIIPAAIDGRIDALFCENKSDIFGNYKEENNAIVVTQSEEVANTKSLMNVAAIKTFLNGGDVYLLDKEEMPNPNSRINALYRY, encoded by the coding sequence ATGAAATTGATATCCAAAAAAGAAATAAACGAGTTGCACGATGTTCAGCAGGAAAACTGTATCTCTATTTTTATCCCCACACATAGAGCAGGTAAAAAGGTACTGCAACAAGAAGATGCATTAGCACTGAAAAATCAATTAAAAGAGGTTAAAATCAAGTTAGAAAAAAAAGGCATTCACGCCGATGATATTGATAACATAACGGCACCTGTTCAGCAATTAATCGATGATACTTCGTTTTGGCGCGAGCAATCAGATGGCCTGGCGATTTTTATTGCGGATGGCTTTTTAAAAATTTACAGCCTTCCCATCTATTTCAAGGAGTTTAACTACATTTCCAATTCGTTCTATTTAAAACCGTTAATGCCCATGTTTGTTGGGGATGGAAGTTTTTACTTGTTGATGCTTGAAAGAAGCAATGTGAAATTATACGAATGTACCCAACACAGCTTAACAGAAATCCGTATTGAAGATCTTATTCCTGAAACGAAACAAGACCGTGTAGGCTATGATTATGAGCAGAAAAATCTGCAGTTCAGAACGGGCCAGGGAGGATCCGGACAGGCCATGTATCATGGTCAGGAAGCAGCTACTGGTAAAAGGGAAAATGAAATTAAAAAGTATATGAGAGCCATAAACGATGGCTTGGCTCCGCTTTTTAGAGAAGAAAACAAACCTATGGTAATTGCAGCGCAAAGACCGCTTTTTGATACCTATAGGGAAGTAAATACTTACCCCAACGTGATGGAAGAAAATTTAAATGTCGATTTTAGCGATACCGACATTTTTGAAGCCCATGAGTTGGCTTGGGAGATGGTTGCTCCGGTATTCGACCAGAAAAGAAAAGATAAAATAGCACTTTTCTTTGAGGTTCAAGGAACGGGTAAAACAGCAATTGGGATAGATAAAATAATACCGGCGGCTATCGATGGCAGAATTGATGCCCTGTTTTGCGAAAATAAGTCGGATATTTTTGGTAACTACAAAGAGGAAAATAATGCAATAGTTGTTACTCAAAGCGAGGAAGTTGCCAATACAAAATCATTAATGAATGTGGCAGCGATAAAAACATTTTTAAATGGTGGCGACGTATATTTATTGGATAAGGAAGAGATGCCAAATCCTAATTCAAGAATTAATGCTTTGTACAGATATTAA